The DNA segment GCAATCTAAATTTTGTCaataaaattctaattGCCTCGTCAACTCTTAAACCTTTGAAGTCAAACAGATCtataaatttctttaataGTGATATTTTCCCCGGATCACATAGTAACAAACCTATAgtctttttgtttaaacGTCCATTATTCAGGaatagaaaagaagcaATGGCTCTATCGGAATCTGATTCAATAAATCCTTTCTTAATCAACATCGAGATACCCTTCTTTGCCTTTTCGTTGAATGTTTCAACACACAATATGAATTCGGTTTTCCTATTTCTCTGctttaaaatttcaatttctttctgatGCTTTACAAATTCTGCCTTATCCAATCCCTGTAAGtcattatatatattgtcAATAAGTGAAACTACTCCTTCAAGACATATGGGAGGAACATTATTAGAAGTATTGATTGCTGCTGCTGGTAGAGAAAATTTTGCTAGCTCCTTTATAAAGTCGATCGAAAGATCCGACATGTCCAGATTACAGTCGAAAGTTACAAAAAGTTGTAGAAAGAACGCGGGGGAGTGAATCCACAATACAGAGAGCTGTTCAATAATCAATTCCTTGATTGAGGGTGGTTTTTGCTTAATCACATTATCGGCACCAGCTGCGTCCTCTAGAATCTCAAATATCCTCCTCAAAGTCAATTCTATTTGCATAGGTAAATAATCACCCAGTATTACAACCAAACTCGTGAATAATTGTAAAGTAGCTTGCAAAAGATAATGTTGAGTAGAGCTCTGTATAAGGAACACAATGCTTTTAAAAATAGGATCAGAAATTAGATTGAACAGTCGGGGGTAGAGAGGAAATTTGTCACCCGATATTTCAATAGCGGTATTTATTAGCTGTAAAGACAAATTCATGGCCGAAGTTGTATGCTTCATTATATTCTCTGGCATAATCAGTGATAGTAGTAATCCTAAATAATCCTTAATGACTGTTATTCCATAATTTGGCTCAACTGCTTtgctcttttcttgattatAATTTCGCTCCCTGCTAACCTGCTCAGTtacattttcatttttatgaTTGTCAGCAACAAAGTtatcgtcatcatcgtcatcaatACTACTCAATTCTTTACCAGGCACAGTAGTACCTATGATGTCATCCTTCAAATTATTATCGGCGTAACTTTCGTCATTGATGTATTTTTCCGTTCTTGTAGGTGGATCTAGTAATTTCAACTTTGTGAATAGTTTAACGGTTATCCTTGCAATTGTAACTTCAGCCGTTTTCCTCAAAACTTCGCTCCTTTGCATATTGCATGCCAAGGAAAGTGTTGTTTGCAAAACATCATATATTATAGTGTCAGAAAGATAATCCCCAAAGGAAGAGATTATTATTTGGCGCAGTAAGATGACGACTTTTAATAAAACGGAGTCATCTGAAAGTTGCTTTGAGGCTTCAAATCTACAATGTGTTAAAGCAACAACAGTTTCCCTAATAGCAATTTGAATATCGGTAGATGCTttgtttataatttttaaagtaaaaattttctgtAACGAATCCAGAGCTAAAGAAGTAGTATAGCCTGATACTGAACTCACACTAACTATTTGTAAAAATGGATTTAACAGTTCTAGAGCATTCATATCATCCAAACATTTCAAATCATTAATTTTCAGTCGTAGCTGTACCAAGCCAGAGATCAGACTGTCATAATGTTTAGAATCTGACAAACTGTGGAAGCTGTCAACAAACAAATCACTTTGATTTATAAATATATCACTACCCCCACCCAGCAATGCAGCCACAGTTGTCTGTGACTTATCTCTAGACTGTTTGTTCATGGTGGAACAAAGATTGATGCACTCTTTGATGATCATGGTAGCCGGATCCACAGCCAAAACAGTTTCCATTGTCACGCTGTCTATTTCATATATAGAGCCTCTTACCATTAATGTTAGTCGAATTAGGATACGTCTCAACAAACTTTCGAACTGACCTAGTCAAGATAGTACATTTCCGAGTGTAAGTATCCATATCAAAAGTTATTGGTTCTAACATGTAAACAAAGAAActactgtttttttttccattgcGTAAGCGATGGAGTATAAAAATTATGGATTATTGGGACACTTaatagaaaagagaagTTGTTTTGAACAGTTTTCATTAACCCTATACACATTAAACAATGACTGAAAGTGATCCAGAAGTATATTTAGATATATCTGTTGACAACAAACCAATTGGCCGTATTGTTTGTAGGCTTTTCCGTAAGGATGCTCCAAGGGCGACCGAAAATTTTTACAAGCTATGTATAGGTGAAGTTAAGAGTCCCTTAAATGACAAAGGATGTCTGAGCTATAAGGGAAATAGCTTTCATAGAGTTGTGAAGAACTTTATGATCCAGGCAGGTGACATTGTCTTTGGAACGCAAAAggattcttctttatcatcaGTTGGAAAAGGTGGGTGTTCAATATATGCCAATAAAGAAGAGGTAAATACTAGTAATGACTCTTCCTGCTACGggaattttgaagatgaaaatttagGAGAGTTTCTAGAGCCCTTTACTTTAGGAATGGCGAACTTGGGTTCTCCAAACACAAACAATTCTCAGTTCTTCATCACCACATACGCCGCACCTCATTTAAAGGGCAAACATTCCATTTTTGGACAAGTGATTCATGGAAAATCTGTGGTTCGTACTGTAGAATATTGTAGTGTAGATGCTGATGGAGTTCCTGAATCAGACATTCGTATCAGCGATTGTGGAGTGTGGGAAAAAAGCATGGGTGTCCCGCTTTATAACGCTTCTAATGACCAGATTGGAGGCGACATATTCGAAGAATTTCCTGATGACGATACACATTTCGGTGAAGAGGATTTTGGTAAGGCTCTTGAAGCTGCCAATATCATCAAAGAGTCTGGGACGCTTTTATTTAAGAAGAAGGACTACTCTAATgcccttttcaaatataGAAAATCTCTAAATTATATCAATGAGTACATGCCTGAACCTGATGTAGATAAAGAGAGAAACGACCAATTTATTTGCTTGAAGAtgaaagtttttttgaatttatctTTGGTCCTTTTCAACTTAGAAAAGTACGATGATTCAATCACATATGCTACATATTTACTGGAGATGGACAACGTTCCAGACAAAGATCAAGCAAAGGCCTACTACAGAAGAGGTAACAGCtattttagaaaaaaaagactggATGAAGCTTTGcagaattacgagttctgtaaagagaaaaatccCAATGACACTATTATAGAACAAAGAATAGAATATGTTGTGAATCtcatagaagaaaaaaaggagaagacaagaaagaatatttcaaagtttttttcctaATTGGCTGACTTGAAGTCTAAACAGAGAGATTATATAACTTAGAGTGTAAAACTGTATTAATAGAGTGTAGTTAATCGTTTATAAAATGTTTCAGTTGCTAAGATAATCGATATCACATAAAGTCATCCAGTAAGTTTTTTGTCGTAACAGATTTTCTCGGCTTCTGTGGCTCCTGTGATGAAAGGGTATCTAGTATGTCCTTGGAAGGTTTCCCGTTGTTATTTCCTGAAATTTCTGTTTTATCCATAAAGCCATTCAGCGCTTTGGGAGTTAAATTCTCTTTATGCtgagaagaagaaggagacGTAAACCCATCCAATATACTCCTAgatgcagaagaagagcCTTGGGCAAGGgatgttgaagaagaactacTCGATGGCGCTTGTAAGAAGTCATCCAACAAGCTATTTGGCAACGCAGCGTTGGGAACATCCATGTTTGAAGAACTAGTTGTGCCGAATTTATCAAACAGGCTAGGCCTCATCCTAGCAGTTGAAACTGGTTCAGACGCCATAGCACCAATAGCAGAATATGCCATATCCTTTCTAGGGCTCCGTAAAAGCTTTTGAACGGATGcagaatttctttcaatgaatTTCCAATTTTTGACAAGTGAAACGGCCAGATAATTACAGCCCATACGACAAAGAATATCAGTGACCCTTAAAATCAAAGTGCACTCAATTTTTGCCTCCACATTAAGAGATCCAATGAAATACTTCAAATTCCTGTTTCTCAAATGATTGTATAAATAAAGCAGAGCAGGATcttcaacaagaaatgATCTGTTTACACAAGCTTCTTTGTCAATAATACTTGTGTTATTTTCTAGATTGATCGGAGCGGTCATCAAAGCTTTAATGGCTACTT comes from the Saccharomyces mikatae IFO 1815 strain IFO1815 genome assembly, chromosome: 10 genome and includes:
- the CPR7 gene encoding peptidylprolyl isomerase CPR7 (similar to Saccharomyces cerevisiae CPR7 (YJR032W); ancestral locus Anc_1.456): MTESDPEVYLDISVDNKPIGRIVCRLFRKDAPRATENFYKLCIGEVKSPLNDKGCLSYKGNSFHRVVKNFMIQAGDIVFGTQKDSSLSSVGKGGCSIYANKEEVNTSNDSSCYGNFEDENLGEFLEPFTLGMANLGSPNTNNSQFFITTYAAPHLKGKHSIFGQVIHGKSVVRTVEYCSVDADGVPESDIRISDCGVWEKSMGVPLYNASNDQIGGDIFEEFPDDDTHFGEEDFGKALEAANIIKESGTLLFKKKDYSNALFKYRKSLNYINEYMPEPDVDKERNDQFICLKMKVFLNLSLVLFNLEKYDDSITYATYLLEMDNVPDKDQAKAYYRRGNSYFRKKRLDEALQNYEFCKEKNPNDTIIEQRIEYVVNLIEEKKEKTRKNISKFFS